A segment of the Alistipes communis genome:
TCGCCGTCAGCCACGGCGAGGGCAAGTTCGTGGTCGGCGAGCAACTGGCGCGCCGGTTGTTCGAGCGCGGGCAGGTAGCTTTCCAGTACGCCGGCCCCGACGGTCATGCGACGGCCGAAGCGCCCTGCAACCCCAACGGTTCGTTCTACGCCATCGAGGGCATCGTCTCCGAGGACGGGCGTATTCTGGGCAAGATGGGCCATACGGAGCGCTACGGAGAGAACCTCTTCAAGAATATATGCGGGGAGAAACGGCAGCCGATCTTCGAGAATGCCGTCGCCTATTTCCGCAAACGGAACTAACCTTAAACTTGAATACGCATGAACCTGAAACGAATCCTTTTCTGCCTGACGGCTTGCGCCGCTGCGATCGCTACGTCGGTTCCCTGCGCCGCCAAGCGTCCGTCGGGTTCCGACCTGCGGCTGCTCTATTGGAACATCCAGAACGGCATGTGGTCGGGGCAGGACGACAATTACGACCGCTTCGTGGAGTGGGTGAAGGAGTTCGACGCCGACGTCTGCGTGTGGTGCGAGGCGCAGTCGATCTACCGTTCGGGCACGGCCGACAGGATGCCGGAGGCCGACCGCTATCTGGTCGGCAACTGGGGCGAACTGGCGGCGCGTTACGGCCACAAGTATTGGTACGTGGGCGGTCACCGCGACAATTTCCCGCAGGTGATTACCTCGAAATACCCGATCGAGAACGTCGAGCGGATCGTGGGCGAGGAGCCCGACAGCGTGGTGACGCACGGCGCGGGGTGGGCCCGCATCGTGAAGAACGGTCGCACGGTCAATATCGTGACGCTGCATCTGTGGCCGCAGGCTTACGCCTACCGGGCGACCGACGTGGCGGCGAGCCGCGACGCGCACGAGGGCGACCGTTACCGCCGCATGGAGATCGAGTATATCTGCCGGCATACGATCGGCACCGCTCCCCGTGCCGCCGAAGAGCTTTGGGTGATGCTGGGCGACAACAACTCGTGGTCGCGGCTCGACAACTGGTTCTACAAATGTCCGGAGGACGATCCGCGGCTGCTGACGCAGGACTACGTGCTCGAACATACGCCCTACGTCGACGTGATCGCCCGACAGCATCCCGGCCGGTTCCAGACGACGACTCATTCGGAAAAGCGTATCGATTTCGTCTACTGCACGCCGGCGCTCTACGATTGCGTGACGCGCGCCGAAGTGGTTCGCGACGACTATACCGAGCCGGTGCGCGATCCGAAGAAACTGTCGAATTTCTGGCACCCGTCGGATCACCGGCCGATCGTGGTGGACTTCGATCTGAAAAAAGCGAGAAAACAATAACTTCAAAAAATAGAACAAATTATGAAACAGCTCGAAATGCTTTACGAGGGTAAGGCGAAACAGGTTTTCCGCACGGACGACGACGATGTGATCCTGATGCATTACAAGGATGCCGCCACCGCTTTCAACAACATCAAGAAGGCGACCATCGAGGGCAAGGGCGTCCTCAATAACAAGATTTCGACGATCATTTTCGGCTATCTGAAAGAGGCGGGCATTCCGACGCACTACATCTCTACGCTCAACGAGCGCGACCAGCTGTGCCGCCGCGTGAAGATCATCCCGCTGGAGGTGATCGTGCGCAATATCGTGGCCGGTTCGATGGCCAAGCGGCTGGGGCTGGAAGAGGGGCTCAGACCGTCGAACACGATCTACGACATCTGCTACAAGTGCGACGAGCTGGGCGATCCGCTCATCAACGACCATCACGCCGTGGCGCTGGGCGTAGTGACTTACGACGAACTGAAACGGATCTACGACATGACGGCCAAGATCAACGAGGTGCTGACCGGTCTGTTCGACCGCATGAACATCACGCTGGTGGACTTCAAGATCGAGTTCGGCCGCACGTCGGACGGGCAGATCGTGCTGGCGGACGAGGTGTCGCCCGACACCTGCCGTCTGTGGGACAAGACGACCAACGAGAAGCTCGACAAGGACCGTTTCCGTCGCGACCTGGGGCGCGTGCGCGAGGCCTACGAGGAGATTCTCGCCCGTTTGGAGGCTTTGAAAAA
Coding sequences within it:
- a CDS encoding endonuclease/exonuclease/phosphatase family protein; protein product: MNLKRILFCLTACAAAIATSVPCAAKRPSGSDLRLLYWNIQNGMWSGQDDNYDRFVEWVKEFDADVCVWCEAQSIYRSGTADRMPEADRYLVGNWGELAARYGHKYWYVGGHRDNFPQVITSKYPIENVERIVGEEPDSVVTHGAGWARIVKNGRTVNIVTLHLWPQAYAYRATDVAASRDAHEGDRYRRMEIEYICRHTIGTAPRAAEELWVMLGDNNSWSRLDNWFYKCPEDDPRLLTQDYVLEHTPYVDVIARQHPGRFQTTTHSEKRIDFVYCTPALYDCVTRAEVVRDDYTEPVRDPKKLSNFWHPSDHRPIVVDFDLKKARKQ
- the purC gene encoding phosphoribosylaminoimidazolesuccinocarboxamide synthase, with protein sequence MKQLEMLYEGKAKQVFRTDDDDVILMHYKDAATAFNNIKKATIEGKGVLNNKISTIIFGYLKEAGIPTHYISTLNERDQLCRRVKIIPLEVIVRNIVAGSMAKRLGLEEGLRPSNTIYDICYKCDELGDPLINDHHAVALGVVTYDELKRIYDMTAKINEVLTGLFDRMNITLVDFKIEFGRTSDGQIVLADEVSPDTCRLWDKTTNEKLDKDRFRRDLGRVREAYEEILARLEALKK